A region from the Rosa rugosa chromosome 6, drRosRugo1.1, whole genome shotgun sequence genome encodes:
- the LOC133716639 gene encoding probable xyloglucan endotransglucosylase/hydrolase protein 27 codes for MADPGLHPETPIHHKTQPLKQIAIDYTPDACTHCADSNTITVTFDHRGGARWRTPTRFLYGTFSSLIQCARGNTSGLNFNLYLSSLEGDKSQDEIDFEFLGKDMTIVQTNYYTEGTGNKEEIHDLGFNCSEGFHEYVIKWSKDLIEWFIDGKMVRRVERKEGEGFPNKPMYLYSSVWDASYIDEGRWTGKYVGCDVPYVCVYKDIHVPAESAVEG; via the coding sequence ATGGCAGACCCAGGACTCCACCCAGAGACTCCCATTCACCACAAAACCCAACCCCTCAAGCAAATCGCCATAGACTACACCCCAGACGCCTGCACACACTGTGCCGACTCCAACACCATCACTGTCACCTTCGACCACCGCGGCGGCGCAAGGTGGCGCACCCCCACCCGGTTCCTCTACGGCACCTTCAGCTCCCTCATCCAGTGCGCACGTGGCAACACCAGCGGCCTCAACTTCAACCTCTACCTCTCCTCCCTAGAAGGCGACAAGTCCCAGGACGAGATCGACTTCGAGTTTCTTGGTAAGGACATGACCATTGTCCAGACCAACTACTACACTGAAGGCACTGGAAACAAAGAAGAGATCCATGACCTAGGTTTCAACTGTTCCGAAGGGTTTCATGAGTATGTGATCAAGTGGAGTAAGGATCTGATCGAGTGGTTCATAGATGGGAAAATGGTGAGGAGGGTTGAGAGAAAAGAGGGTGAGGGTTTTCCGAATAAGCCTATGTATTTGTATTCTTCAGTGTGGGATGCTAGCTATATTGACGAGGGGAGGTGGACTGGGAAGTACGTTGGGTGCGATGTGCCTTATGTTTGTGTGTATAAGGATATTCATGTCCCTGCTGAGAGTGCTGTGGAGGGTTAA